The Erinaceus europaeus chromosome 11, mEriEur2.1, whole genome shotgun sequence DNA window ggggtggaggtggaatTCCTCTTTGAGCTTCTCTTGTCCCTCTCCTGACTTCAAGACCTTTGCTTTCCACTGCCTTTTGTTCAACTCAAAAGAGGTCATAGCCTGTTTCTGCCAGGCAGTGGGCTCTAGAAGGTCTGAGAAGTGGTGGGAAGGCTGTTTTCTGATAGGATTCAGCTACCAAGGCTCTCTCCCTGAGCAGCAGATAATTTAGCTTAATGAATTTGGACAGTTCACTGGATCTGCCCACACAGTTCTACTCACCTTCCAAAACACTTCTGAAATAGCACCGGCTATTGTATAGGAGCCAAAAAAGAAACAGTAAGTAATACATGACAGGGGCCCAGGGAGTTCTGCCCTTTCAGAAAAGTCTCAGTGAACTTTTCCAGAGAAATTTTCAGCCaggcacttttttttaaaggctgcTCTTCCTTTGCTCATTGAGGAAGCAGGCAAAGAAAGATGCcacaaagacagacacacacatagggGAGGTAGGAGGCTGGGTGTCCGTGTGTGCTGATGTCAGTTAGAGTCTAGGAACCACCCCTAATGCTTGGTGCTCTCACAAAAAAACTCCACTACCCATAGCCACAGCCGTCCTTAGTAGCTCACGACTAGACAGTGACACACAATGTCACACTAGGAAGGACACAAGCACATACCCACATGAACACACAGTGCCAGGCTGCTGCCCCCTGTGGCCAGGACCTTGCTCTCCACTTTTTCCTCtgcaccacccccctcccccccacacacaccccaagcaCTCTGCACTGGAGCCAGATGTTCCGTGggcagacccctctgtgggctgaCAGGCAGTGATTACTGTTGCCAGCCCCACATTAGGAGAGAATTGAATGGGAGAGAGCCCCCACCCGCTCAGGCTCCCTACAATAGCGCCTTTGTGAGGTGCTGTACTGcctttctgttcctcttcctcatcAACCTACCTCAGGAACAGCTCTGAGAAGACAAAAGGAGAATCACAGGGCCCTGTCTGATCCACCCTATCCCAAGTTGGAGGGGAGGGgtgctccttttctttctccccaataGGGTAAATAACCCTGAGGACTCCCAAAGGCTGTCTGAGGTCAGTTCCCTCCAAAGAGCGGTGCCTCTTGTCCACCGACAAGCCTTGCTCTTGAGTGCTGGacatgggggcaggggcaggttgGGGTCTGGTGCAGCTAATTCCTAGAGACTAGAATCCAAATCAAACCCAAGTTCTCCTTctgtcccttctcccttccctaaCTGACCTTCTACTATTGAAAGCCAGAGACCAGGGCACTAGGCCAGAAAGGGTTAAGACTGCAGGACTTCTAGGCAGAAGACTTGggccaggttccaggactggggtgggTAGGTTGGGGGTTATGAGGGTGGAGAAAGGCATGTATGTGTTGGGAAACTGGTAAGACCCACATCTGAGGCATGGTCAGtgctccctcaccccacccctcccctaaACCGCAGACACCATGGCAGTAGGAAAATCAGAGCAGACAAAAAACAGTTGTGCAACCTGGCTCTGGGGACCAGCCAGTGTTGAGGATGGGAGTGGGTTTGGGGCAGAGTCCACTTCAGAGGTCAGAATTAAGTTCTGACTGAAAACATATGCTTTCGAGGGCTCTGATCTCCATGCTAGAATAAAATGCAACTCAAATCCATTCTCTGGTTCAAAACCCCTGCGAATTGGAATTGGGAACTctgtctctgggcctcagtgtctCGTGGCCAGAGGCACTGTGCCATCTATGGTTCTGGGAGGGCTGCTGGGATGACAGCGGATGAGGAGGGAGGCCTTCCGCCCTGCCTCCTAAAGTGACAGCATCCCGCTGCTTCCCCAGGCACCTCACTAAAATCTGGAACTAGAGAAGTTCCCTCTCCCAACCAAGTCCCTAATGTGGCCTAAGGAGTGGGATGAGGTTGGAGGAGCGAAATGGAGGGTCATGGGGAGAAATCTGATCTGAGGGTGACCCCAAACAAACACAGGAAAGGAGTGGTGGATACTCTTTTTAATGCAAAATGTTGCAATACAAAATTATGAGAAAGTCTGTGTGTATGCCCCCCCTCCATCCccccttttctcccttttcttttttacagaactaaaagaaggaagagaagccagagctgaacatttcCTATTCTTCTCTTCCCTCACaatgagtcaaaaaaaaaaaaaaaatttctagtcTCTGTTTGCTGGGGCTGCCCCCACACAAGGGTAGAACTCCAGTCTTTTTCATCTTTGGCATGAAATCAGTTGACACGGGGCAGCAGAGAAGGTGTGAACACTCAGGGTTCTCTCTTTTGACTCTCAATGAAAAGGACTGATCAAAATCTGGACTGCATATGAAATGAAGAGGCTATGGGACTTGGCTTTCATTGGCTCAGAGTAGGATCTGAACTGCCATTCCCACACTTGGAGAATGAGGAGCAGATTTAATGGAGATAGAAACAAGTGGGGTTGAGAGAGACTGGAAAAATAAGACTCCCTCTTCaaacttcttcctctttcttcctcatcTCCAGCTTGTAGACAATCTGGTAGCCATCATCCCAGGCATAGAGCTGGCGCTCTCGGGGGTTATAACGGAGGCTGGCATGGGCACCATATCGCCGGGGGAAGTAAGGGAGCGTTGCCCTCTCAGGAGTCAGGGTGCCACTGGCATCAAAGGAGCACTGGACACGGGCCCGACTGGCAGGGCGGGTATTATAGACAACATACAGGGTCCCACAGATGACAAAGGCTGCCTCGGCATTTTCTCTGGGACAAGGTGTGTCCCACTGTTGTTCTGTGTCCAATGTCTGTGGGTCTAACTTGGCCAGACACAAGTGCCAGTCATCCTCCTGGGTGGCATAGACAGCCCAAAGACCCTCCTCATCAGCTGCTAAGTCAATGTACGTGTCTGCTGTCAGCCCATACGGGGGGATCAGACCCTCTGCTGGAAACACTGAACTGTCCACCACTGTTCGGTTTGCCAGGTGGAATTTGATGAGCTGCAGAGTATTCTCCAACTCACCACCTCTAAGTCCTCCAGAAGGCCTCCGGGCATAATAAAGAAAGCCACCATATACCAGCTGTCCTGTGCCTACCCAGGGAAAGGGCACCCGGACTCGAGAAGCTTTCCGGGCAGCCATGGCAAGGGTGAAGTCACGAAGTCTTGGGAAGATAAAGGCTGTGTCATTCTGTGCCCCATCTAACACATAGATCTTCTCTGTTGTTCCCAAAGGATCCTTGGTCCAGAGGCCAGTTGGGCTACCAAATCGCTTCAGGATCTTCATTGATCTCACCTGAGAGATTGTGTACCCACAATCTGGTGGAGGGAGGAGAAAAGCATAGGACAAACAAGTACAGGCAAGAGTTAAGAGGCCTAGCAGAAGAACCCCCACCACAATCACTACTGTCATGTTGTGTatcgcgccccccccccccaatttggaAAGCAGTACATCCACTCTGATAGAGGACCAGGAAAAGGGCTTAACAGAGGACTGGGTCCTCCAAAACTCTTATTAATAGGCCTATATTATAAAGATTTCCCTAAAATATATTCTATTAAGAGTCAAAGTAGACTGGGacggggggtgtgggggtggggggcgtggTGTGGAAGGCAAGAACCAAGGAAGAGACTAGATTCAGAGAGCTAGGAGCCTGCTTTCAGATCATTTACCTGTCACCATATCATATTTCTCATTTCTCCTGCCCTTGCTTTTGGTTCCTGAACCTCCAGTCACCTTCTCATCAACCTCTACACAGGGTAGAGCTGGGTTCTGGGTCTCCAGATAGTCAACCTCCCGCTCCAGACGATCCACTCTCCCTGAGATGGAGTCAGCCTCGGTCCTGAGTGCCTCTCGCTCCTTCTCAGCCACCTCCAGCAGCGGTAACATCTTGTTCTTGAAGTCCCGCAGCTCAATAGCATGCCGACTACTCTGGTCCTGGCACTGGGCCAGTCGTTCCTAAAGGAGGATGGGTTGATGGTTACAAGTCCCAGGCAGAGTGAGGCCCAGTAAGGGACTTGAGAATGGAAGCAAGTACAAATTCAGCCAAGCTTCACCACCCACTAAAGCCCCCACAGAAAGGAAACCAGATGCTGAGAAATGCTAAATGTGCAAAGAGCTCAGTTCAGCTTCACCTAGGCTCCTAAACCCAGCTCAAGTCCTGCAGTTGTGTTTACCACGAGCAGCAACACCTAGTCTTTGGAGCCACTAGGGTAGTAGAAGTACATAAAGTGGGAAGGGGCCTCTGCTCAGTTACACGATTCTCCTCTTGAGTATTAAGATGCTAGTGACAtggaatcattaaaaaaaaaaaaaaaaaggcaaaccatTACAGATTCTCTGGAAACTTCCAGTTTCAATAACCATCAGCTTATCTGGAAACATATTCTTATGACTCTGATTCTCATTTCCATTTTGTTCCCTGTCATTTAATCCCAGGGGGTTAAAACACAAGGGTTTGTTCACTCTTGAATTGCTCTGTGTATGAATGCAGAAAAAAGGACTTGAAAATTTGAAGATTCTCTTCTTGAAAGAAAGGTGGAGTTTCATACAGGTTATTCCAAATAATGCTCTTCATTCTTGGATCCCTAGCAAATTGGGTAAATCAGCAGATATGGAACTCTTCCAGGCTATGTTAGAAGAGAAAGTAATCAATCACTCACCTCTAAGGCAGCCAGTCTGCGTTCCATGTACTCCACAAGGTGGTGCTgctgcccccaaaggggtccCGGCCGTGACAAAATGAACAAGATGAGCAGAGGAGTACTGGGCCCCATGGCAGCAGGAGAGTGGGGCCAGTGTGCAGTCTTCACAGGAGCCCACGGGTAAGCTTTGGAGGCGGGTTAGGGGCGGTGCCTTCTCTCTCTGgacctctggttctctctcactacTCTGGAATGCTTTCCATTTCTTTAcagccccaccccctctcctttccGCTGGGATTGATCAAACACAGATGGCCTACAACAGACCAGCCAGAAATTTTAACCAACCTCCCGCCTGGACTGCAGGCTCCCCAGAAGGGAAGGAGATGGAAACACTAGGACAGAGGCCTTCTGGGCACTCACCCAAGAAAAGGAACTAGTTGTGGGAGGCAGCGGTCTCAGAGAAAATTCACAGCAAACTCTATGTTTAGGAGAGTGCTTTCAGTACTGGTTTAAGAAACAGACTTCATTAATCCTTCTCTTTCCCAGAAATAATACTCCGATTGTTTACTGCCTTGTCCAATGAAAGCACAAAGCAGGGGGAAGAGATTTTAAGAGGTGAGAAAAAGGACCATCACAGTCAACTTTATACTTCTATAGCTCACTGGCGCCATCTTGTGCTAAGCATTTCATGTCATTCTCAAGATTACATAGAAAATTTTCCACAAAGCAAGGTTGAATTTAGAGGGCATCATTAAAACATGTATTTCGCCTCACAGACTACACAACTACATAATGGCTACTCTAGTCTCTCTGATTTAgcctatagaaaaaaatatataactgagaTTAAAAGAAAATCACTAACAAGTTAGAACAGACCCTTTATTAGTGGTGTTCCTTTGCCTGAAAGCTtcttggtatcttttttttttaatacttattttatttattcccttttgttgcccttgttttattgttgtagttattattgttgttgtcgttgttggataggacagagagaaatggagagaggaggggaagacaggaggagagaaagatagacacctgcagacctgcttcaccgcctgcaaagcgactcccctgcaggtggggagccggggttcgaaccgggatccttttgccggtccttgtgctttgcgccacctgtggtaTATTATCTTGTcaaagtcaccaggttccaggtgctaccgtgatgccaactggacttccctgggcagacgaccctaccaatgtgtcctggagccctgattcccgagagctctgccccactagggaaagagagaaacaggctgggaatatggattgagattgacatgccaatgcccacgttcagtggggaagcacttacagaagccagactttccaccttctgcaaccccataatgaccttgggtccaaactcccagagggataaaggataggaaaggtgtggtccgggaggtggcacagtggctaaggcactagactcttaagcatgaggtcctgagtttggtccctggcagcacatgtaccagagtgatggctggttctttctctcctcctttctcataaataaattctttaaaaaaaaaaaaaagaataggaaagctatcaggggaggtggtgggataaggagttctggtagtgggatttGTAtaaacttgtacccctcttacatgGTTTTTGTGTTCCTTTttagatataatttttaaaaaagtatttagtaAATTTACAATAActttacattcatttatttagaaGACACATGAAAAATACTTGCtaaattctaaataaaaataaatgtatcctGGATTCCTTACTAATGGGTAAGAACAGAAAACTGGTTCACTTGGTTATAGTCCAAAAAGGGCACTTGAGGTGTTCTCAGCCCTCTATCTCCATTGTAACCACAGGAGCCCAAGATAAATTAATGGCCACCATAGTGCACGTAGATTTGGCTCAAAATATATTTGTCAAAAGAAGTCAAGTAATTTAACACTAATTCAGAGAACTACAGTGATTAAGACAAATCCCTAATTTTTAATCAAGAGAAATTATATTCCCTCTAGAATGAAATCTGATCAGAAGTACTTTGTCTCTAAAAAAGAACTATGTAACAATACAGCTTGGGGGGGTATATCTTGTGATTGATTTTATCCTCCTGCCTTAGATGTTTGATGGAACATACTAGGAACCAAAGTTTAATTATCCTGTGTCTGAAACTTCTGCCTCCTTTAAAGAGCCAAGTCCAGATGATTTTAGACTCAGGACTAGGGCCTTGCACTTGGCTCTGGAGAGTGTTGTCTACCAATCCCTGTTCATGCCTGATGTGGAAGTTTGTATGGAGAAATGACCTCTAGTGCACTACTGAAGTTCAGataaaattttaagtttttttaaaatttatttattcccttttgttgcccttgtttcattgttgtaattattattgtcatcgtcattgttggataggacagagagaaatggagagaggaggggaagacagagaggagagaaagaaagacacctgcagacctgcttcaccacttgtgaagcgactcccctgcaggtggggagctggggttcaaaccgggattcttctgccagtccttgcgctttgcaccaggtgcgcttaacccgcttagaTAAAATTTATCTATATCATTCCAAAGGTGCCACTGTAGAACCGTCTTGTACACTTATAATAGAAGCCAAAAAGAGTCAACATGAGTCAGAAAATTTACCCATTTTATTGATGCATTGCAATTGCTCTACATTTTACCATATTATGTAGAAAATACTGAAAATACAAGCTACTTTGTAAAACCAAAGACAAAACATTGAATCCAAAGATAAACTATGTTTTACACAATGGACCCTTTCCCCATAGTTagtattaaattttaaatatctatttctttttgttaaaatGATTATTTTACATACTCCCTAAGTACATCTGCATTACAAACATAGCTCAGTAATTCTCAGAAACTGTTTCTAGAGGCTTGTTGTAAAAAGAAGCGCACAACcagaagaagcaaaaaaaaaaagtttaatttgcACACAATAACTAGCATATCAAATTACATTTAGTAAAGTTGGAATTCCATTGTAGTATCAAGGATTCAAAGCAGAAATACTAACATACATATAATGTACATACAATGTACTGCTACATGTAGTGAGATTATTTTTCAAGCTGAATCAAAACCACATATTATATAAAGTTAGCAACAAACAACCATGTAGACATGCTGCACCAtccatcagttaaaaaaaatcaaaatagttaGCAGGCTTGGACCATTCCTTTCACTGAGAGGCAATTTCATTTCCTATCCTAAAAACAAACCATCCAGTAGGGTTTTTGCATAATAATGCTGAATaaaaacacacattacaatgcttgtCTGGATAAAGGCAGTCAAGCTTTGCCCCTCTAGTGGAGGATGAGGGATGGTCAGAATTGCTTGAAATGGAGTTCTTATTCCTGGGGTTGCTATTTCAAGCTGAGCACTGACAGTAGTAGTATCACCTCTTGGGAGCTATTAAACACTCCAGAGGATCAAAGTGGCTATACTTAACCTTTCcccactttctctctcatcctgaaGTTTGAGAAGCTGGAAAAGCAAGTTCTGAGAGGACTTTAAGCCTTAAGCTGGTCTGAAGTCAAGCCATTGTGACCTGGGCCAGCTGCCAGCTAAATTCACAGGCCTTCCCCTATCCAGTCATGGTCGGCAATATTAAACCCCAGGGACAGAATTTAAAGCCACAGTGAGCACATACACATTCAGTAGATACAGGAGAATTTTCATTTCAGTTAAGTCTGAAATGTCAATTTGTAGACTGAGACTAAAAATGCCTAAAGTTCTTAAAAGTCACACACTACTAGTAATGTTGCTAATGAAACAACACAAGTTCTTGCTATTGTCTTTTTCCAGTGAAGTTACGACTCTTATCTTAAATGGGTATTTCATGGACTACTGTGGAGtgtgaagttgttttttttttcctgcatctCAATTATTTTACAAAGACAATAATCGTATCTCACAGTGGAAAGATAATGAACAGAAAGTATTTCCATTATTAACGAGTTCTGCTTTTAAGCAAGGAATCTGAATGTGCTTAAAGAAGACACAAAGACCACACACACTGACCAGAAAACTCTAACACTAGTGACAAAGTCTGTACAGGTTGTTTGGGTATCTTAACCATATAGTGCTGCAAACACAACTCaatatagcaataaaaaatagagaaaacacCATGTTCCTGGTAGGCTGTATTGACTATCTGCCCCATCCTGGAAGCCCTTACTCCTTACAATGAAGAAACTCCAAATACCTTGACAGCTCCTCAGTGTTCAACCTGGTAGAGTTTGCTGACCAGGTTCCATGAAATCTCCCATCTCCATCCTGCACCTCCTTGACACC harbors:
- the OLFML3 gene encoding olfactomedin-like protein 3: MGPSTPLLILFILSRPGPLWGQQHHLVEYMERRLAALEERLAQCQDQSSRHAIELRDFKNKMLPLLEVAEKEREALRTEADSISGRVDRLEREVDYLETQNPALPCVEVDEKVTGGSGTKSKGRRNEKYDMVTDCGYTISQVRSMKILKRFGSPTGLWTKDPLGTTEKIYVLDGAQNDTAFIFPRLRDFTLAMAARKASRVRVPFPWVGTGQLVYGGFLYYARRPSGGLRGGELENTLQLIKFHLANRTVVDSSVFPAEGLIPPYGLTADTYIDLAADEEGLWAVYATQEDDWHLCLAKLDPQTLDTEQQWDTPCPRENAEAAFVICGTLYVVYNTRPASRARVQCSFDASGTLTPERATLPYFPRRYGAHASLRYNPRERQLYAWDDGYQIVYKLEMRKKEEEV